The DNA window ATACTTGCTTATCTTTGTGCATTACTTTCATTTCATTCATGCATGAAAGAGCATGGATATTTATAGGGAGGAAATTTGATGAACCCTTTTGAAACAAAAAGGATAATTGAAAAATGCAACAGAGGCCATGATATGAGCTGGCTAAATGCTTATGCTACAGTTTTAAGTATATTTTGTGCCAGAAAGTTGTCATATGATTGTATTTCACGGTTGCAAACACTGTGAAATGCGAATTTAAAACAGAAAAACAAATTCATTACTTTTTTTGACTCACCAGTAAGATTAGCTCGAGCATCAGTACTATAGCTGTTATTGAGGCCATTTGATGGAGGAAGGCTACCAGCATAATTTGAAGTGTAGTAATTAAGTCCAATAAAATCAAATGAACCCTTGATCAACTCAGATTGTTCTTTAGTGAACTGAGGCAAGCGATTCCGAACCAATTCTCTCATGCTTAGGGGGTACTCGCCTCTAATTAGGGGATCCATAAACCTACAAAGGGAATTCATAGTTAGTGCCTTCTGCCTGGTTTAGACATGAATGTTCAAATTATGTGTGGCAGAGAATTTACCATCCAAGCATGAAGTCTAAAGCACGCCTTGCAGCATCAATGTTGGATTTGGAGCGGGAGAAGGGAACAAACCAGTTCGAGACCAAAGTTATTCCAATCTTCCCCTTTTGTAAGACCTGAATTTGACAAGCATTTTATTGATCAACCGCAAGGATGTCTGTATGTTGAACCCAAATCTTTGATGTTGCAAACATTACATATATTCTACTAAGTGTTCtgtgttttcttttcttgcatGCAGTACTTCTTGAGTTCGATGTGCATGTACAGTCAGGGTGTTTTTCATTCCATATTAATTAGAACTAAAACATATCTACAAACATTACATTCGGATTCAAATATCAATTTATAAGGTTTACAATATATTATTATGAGTAGTAAAttgcatgagtttttttttaataaaagacaTACATTAGTCTATCCAAATGTATATGTAATAACCTAGTCATTATATTCGATGTCTAGAATAGCTAGCTGCGGTTCCTAAAGTAATTGGCTAAGAGCTCTACTAACAAATCTACTACCAGGACAGCACTGAAACTAAATAACAAGCAAGAAAAACATTTTGGACTATCAAAATCATTATCATGGATGATTTGCAAGTGATAAACGGATTCTTTTGGTGACCTGATATTTCTCTTTGTACAACCGAACAGTTTCCGCATGAGCAAGTAGTTGATGATGGCATGCGGTGTAAGGCTCCCTTCCTGAATCGCCAGCACTGCAATTTCCCTCCCAAGGCGAACAGCGGCCTGGTGCAAACATGCCACCTGATGCATATCCCGCAACACAGAAGCTCAAAGGCTCATTGAAGGTGATCCAATGTTTCACTCTGTCACCAAACTCTTTGAAGCAGGTTTCAGCGTACTCCTTATAGTCATTTCTGCAACGATTTTTCAGTCAGTAATTTTAGCACCTTCTTTTTCGCAGTAACTTTAGATGTTTTAGCTGAAAAGATACAGGAAGGTATTATTTTGGGTGAAGTCAGCGCGTATTTGATTTTTGGTACAATAACATCTCTATCTTACAAACTTGAACAGTTTCCAATTCAACTAATCCATGTTTAACTAGTGATTTATTTATCAAGAAAAAGGTACTGAAGAATTGTGGACTCACATGATATTAGGGCTAAGAAATCCATTATATTTATCTTCTAATGCCTGTGGCGAGTCCCAGTGGAAAAGGGTAACAAATGGTTGCACCCCTGCAAGTGTAAGACTATTAtgcatcttgaaaaaaaaaatccaatggtCCACACATATTGCATGTAGCCACTGAACTGAACTGGAAACTTAACACTGAACACTTCTTTTTAGATAAAACCACTGAAGAGTTGCATACCTTTCAGTAATAGCTCATTGATCAAATTGTTGTAGTAGCTGATGCCTTCTCTGTTGATTCCACCGCTCAGACTTCCATCTGCCATGACAAGTGAGATTTTAATGTCTCTCCAGGGATCAACTTGTAGTCAGAAAGATATGCAAATTCTTATACTTCAGAATAAAAATGAGATCAACTTCAGATGAGTTAAAGTTATCTTTCTATATGCGTTTGACAGTGCATTGCATCAGGTCTGGAAGATATAGCCACACACTTGGAAGAATTCTTGTCCATGAGATGGAGAACCTATATGCATCCACTCCCATGTCCTTCATGATGCGCACATCTTCCTGCATTGTTTTTGCAAGTTCCTCTGGATAAGtagtaaattattttttccgAAAGAAGGTTGGAATTAAAATGTGAAGAGATTATCTCCTACTCTCCTAGAGGGAGTAGAACAACCTAACACAATTTAGAGTATATTTTAATTGGAGCATAACCcttacaaaaaaaatcaattaaaaaaaCCATAAGCTGCTACTTGAAAAAGGCTAATTTCTATACCTTGTATAGATGGTAGGAGTCTGCAGCCACGTCCCCATTGCTTTTGTCAGCAATCTTATCTGTCAAACCAGAGATTTGTCAATAAAAAAAGGATGTGTCCTTGTCTGTTGTTTCTTGTCATTTATATCAATCATACGCTCAAGTTTCTTCATTTGCCCTTTTGGACTATTGTGTACAATAGGTCAAGAATTCAAAGCTTGTTTTGCTAATTGAATGCAATAACAAATGTGTGGATGAAAGGTCTTGGAGAACGATAGTGACTGCTTGATCAATCATCTTAATTGGGCtatgattgtttttttaaaaaaaagacatgatTGGACTACTAGTTCAAGATACCCACTGAACTATTAGGAAGAGCAAAATCTTCCACACAACCTCCCCATGAATCGCCACGATCAATAACAGATAATGATTCCATTTTAGATAATCAGATCGTCTAACTATAAATAAAACCAACCAACCTGGAAAGCAAAAAACATGATCACACAGCCAGACGCACATCTTCTACAATACCATATGTATATGCAGGGTATCGTTGATTGAAGTAGAGAGGTTGCTAAttatgattaattttttttgtcaacatataaatcatacttagtTAAGCTTGACTAACACAAAACTGTATTGATGTGTAGCATGGAAGGCGGAGGCAAACGGGAGATGTAATTAACATGCCTGGGTGCTGGTGTGTGAATGTGTCCCAGATGCTTGGTCCTCTGCCCCCCTCTCTGGCGCCACCCTCATACTGCATGTGTGAAGCAACGGCCAATTCTTCAGATTTCAGACCAAAACAAAGACACAATTGGCACCCAATGCCTATTAGATCAGGCCATACATTCCTGACAATTTTGGCAttattcaaaagaaaatattgtgtCTGTCATTTTAGTGTTGTACATCTATCATATCTgtagattgagagagagagagagcctttTGCAACTTGTAACAAATGTTCTTGAGAGAAGTAGAGAACTGAGTTCGGTACCAATCGAACTGTAGGATTGGAAGGGAAGTGGAAGCTTAACCTGATACGACGACGAGGCCGTCCCGAAGATGAACCCCTCGGGGAAGCTTCTCCGGCTGATCGGCGGCAGCTCACCGGAGACGGCGACAAccaggaggagagggaggagaatgCCACCAAGCATCACCACTTCCCCTGCAGCTGCCATGGGGAGTATGTGTGTGTGACCCAGAGGCTGAAAGAGAGACATATGGCTGTGCAAGGATGCTCAACTTAGCAATTAGCATCCCCATATAAAGACCCATGCTTGATAAGATGTCAACAACGACATTATTTTGCCACCGTGCTTGTGTGAAATAGCGATGCACAGTGGTGAGACCACTGACCACCATGACAGAGACCCAGCAGAAAGAAAATATAGAAGAGTAGCTTCATTTGGCAGGTTGCGTGTGAACTTATTGGCTAATAACATGAGCTTGCCTGcatcaaaagaaaaactaaaaaaaaaaaaacatgagattGCCTGCAACCAGTCACTGCTtaatatccaaaaaaaaaaaggaaagaaaagaaaagaagaaaacaccAGTCCTCACTCTTACTG is part of the Oryza glaberrima chromosome 4, OglaRS2, whole genome shotgun sequence genome and encodes:
- the LOC127771199 gene encoding beta-glucosidase 13 yields the protein MSLFQPLGHTHILPMAAAGEVVMLGGILLPLLLVVAVSGELPPISRRSFPEGFIFGTASSSYQYEGGAREGGRGPSIWDTFTHQHPDKIADKSNGDVAADSYHLYKEDVRIMKDMGVDAYRFSISWTRILPNGSLSGGINREGISYYNNLINELLLKGVQPFVTLFHWDSPQALEDKYNGFLSPNIINDYKEYAETCFKEFGDRVKHWITFNEPLSFCVAGYASGGMFAPGRCSPWEGNCSAGDSGREPYTACHHQLLAHAETVRLYKEKYQVLQKGKIGITLVSNWFVPFSRSKSNIDAARRALDFMLGWFMDPLIRGEYPLSMRELVRNRLPQFTKEQSELIKGSFDFIGLNYYTSNYAGSLPPSNGLNNSYSTDARANLTAVRNGIPIGPQAASPWLYIYPQGFRELVLYVKENYGNPTIYITENGVDEFNNKTLPLQEALKDDTRIDYYHKHLLSLLSAIRDGANVKGYFAWSLLDNFEWSNGYTVRFGINFVDYNDGAKRYPKKSAHWFKEFLQK